One Dasypus novemcinctus isolate mDasNov1 chromosome 1, mDasNov1.1.hap2, whole genome shotgun sequence genomic window carries:
- the LOC131276996 gene encoding endogenous retrovirus group S71 member 1 Env polyprotein-like: protein MTTIRPQVNSPESTSPTPSSMGTTPALSHRERHRQRFFARRLSRLSLEDDDPIERQVLQLLRRARSVHTPASCSPTLPYLIHLLILMLSLASSAQSSSSHQPFNWTLQTFPEKRVLAYNVTSVAPSFFTHVCPLAGISFRPECQVSNIKKAKVGFHHSSSCRGGNTACLLSRNNRLLGPQFNPVSGFYICPASARGCHDPSHFYCPSWGCVTMAHGWSGAPNRDPYLSLQVANNSRWDFISLTVKNPNDDTWLAARPYGLRLYMSNYDRGALFEIQKRVVSAPPSAIGPNHILNPPPSPTVHLLPSSSTPLKISSTSAAVVPSTSPTSPPPPRFRYTTTSSHPL from the coding sequence atgaccactatacgCCCCCAGGTAAATTCACCCGAGTCTACCTCTCCGACACCGTCGTCCATGGGAACCACACCAGCTCTTTCTCACCGCGAACGACAtcgacaacgcttctttgcccgccgcctaagccgtctttcccttgaagatgatgaccccatcgaacgccaagttctccaactcctccgacgagcccgctctgttcatacccccgcctcctgttcccctaccctcccctacctcatccatctcctcattctcatgttgtctctagcctcctctgcccaaagctcctcctcccatcagccattcaactggaccctgcagacatttccagaaaaacgtgttctcgcttataatgttactagtgtcgctccctcctttttcacgcacgtctgccctcttgctggaatttccttccgtcccgaatgccaagtgagtaacatcaaaaaagcaaaagtaggcttccaccattcctcatcctgtcgaggcgggaatacagcatgcctgctttctcgaaacaatcgtctccttggccctcaatttaaccctgtgtctggtttttacatctgtcctgctagtgctcgaggttgtcatgacccatcacacttctactgtccctcttggggatgtgtgaccatggcccatggatggtccggcgcccccaacagagacccgtatctctctctccaagtagccaacaattcccgttgggacttcatttcgctgacagtaaaaaacccaaacgacgatacatggctggccgctcgcccctatggactccggttgtatatgagcaactatgatcgtggcgctttgtttgaaatccaaaagcgtgttgtctccgccccaccctctgctattggtcccaaccacatccttaaccctcctccctcacccactgttcaccttcttccgtcctcatctactcccctcaaaatctcttccacctcggccgccgtcgtcccttctacaagccccacttcccccccccccccccgcttcaggtatacaaccacatcctctcatcccctctag